One genomic window of Monodelphis domestica isolate mMonDom1 chromosome 1, mMonDom1.pri, whole genome shotgun sequence includes the following:
- the SLC30A3 gene encoding probable proton-coupled zinc antiporter SLC30A3 isoform X2 — translation MEPHSAAAGDSETTHLVTPRAPRNAGSLRLKSLFTEPSKSPPEEQGPPEQPQFRHCHIDPIPRAGLSPEQLQAQKQLCAACAVCFLFMAGEIVGGYLAHSLAIMTDAVHLLADVGSMAASLFSLWLSTRPATRTMTFGWHRSETLGALASVLSLWIVTAVLLYLAFVRLLNSDYHIEGDAMLITAGIAVCANLLMAFVLHQASPGHSHGSKGTEYAPLEEGQRGPLNIYNTSVRAAFVHVLGDLLQSFGVLAASILIYFKPQYKAADPISTFLFSICALGSTAPTLRDVLRILMEGSPPGICYEPVRDLLLSVPGVKAIHELHLWALTLTYHAVSAHLAIDATADPEAARAEASSLLHTRFGFSSITLQVEQYQPDMAQCPSCQEPPQA, via the exons ATGGAGCCTCATTCGGCAGCGGCGGGAGACTCAGAGACAACTCACTTGGTGACCCCCCGGGCTCCCCGCAACGCCGGCAGCCTCCGTCTCAAGAG TCTCTTCACAGAGCCTTCGAAGTCGCCCCCGGAAGAACAAGGTCCACCGGAGCAACCTCAGTTCCGCCACTGCCACATAGACCCCATCCCTCGGGCTGGCCTTAGCCCTGAGCAGCTACAGGCCCAGAAGCAACTGTGTGCTGCCTGTGCTGTCTGTTTCCTCTTCATGGCAGGGGAAATTGTGG GTGGATATTTAGCGCACAGCCTGGCCATCATGACTGATGCTGTCCACCTGCTGGCAGACGTGGGTAGCATGGCAGCCAGTCTCTTTTCCCTGTGGCTCTCCACCCGCCCAGCCACTCGAACCATGACCTTTGGCTGGCACCGCTCAG AAACCCTGGGGGCTTTAGCCTCTGTGCTGTCCCTCTGGATTGTCACTGCTGTCTTGCTCTATCTGGCCTTCGTGCGCCTCCTGAACAGTGACTACCACATTGAGGGAGATGCCATGTTAATCACCGCAGGCATTGCCGTCTGTGCCAATCTTTT AATGGCTTTTGTGCTGCACCAGGCTTCTCCCGGACATAGCCATGGGTCCAAGGGAACTGAGTATGCTCCGTTGGAGGAGGGGCAAAGGGGTCCTCTGAATATCTACAACACCAGCGTGCGAGCAGCTTTTGTGCACGTTCTGGGGGACTTACTTCAAAGCTTTGGGGTTCTGGCTGCATCTATCCTCATCTACTTCAAG CCCCAGTATAAAGCTGCTGATCCCATTAGCACCTTTCTGTTCTCCATCTGTGCCCTGGGTTCTACTGCTCCCACCCTCCGGGATGTTCTTCGGATCCTGATGGAAG GTTCTCCCCCTGGCATTTGCTACGAACCAGTTCGGGACCTGTTACTGTCAGTGCCAGGAGTCAAGGCAATTCATGAGCTGCACTTGTGGGCCCTGACCCTCACCTATCATGCTGTTTCTGCCCATCTGGCCATTG ACGCCACTGCAGACCCCGAGGCTGCCCGGGCAGAAGCCTCCTCCCTGCTCCACACCCGATTTGGATTTAGTAGCATCACTCTCCAAGTGGAGCAGTACCAGCCCGACATGGCCCAGTGCCCAAGCTGCCAGGAACCCCCTCAGGCCTGA
- the SLC30A3 gene encoding probable proton-coupled zinc antiporter SLC30A3 isoform X1, with protein sequence MEPHSAAAGDSETTHLVTPRAPRNAGSLRLKSLFTEPSKSPPEEQGPPEQPQFRHCHIDPIPRAGLSPEQLQAQKQLCAACAVCFLFMAGEIVGGYLAHSLAIMTDAVHLLADVGSMAASLFSLWLSTRPATRTMTFGWHRSETLGALASVLSLWIVTAVLLYLAFVRLLNSDYHIEGDAMLITAGIAVCANLLMAFVLHQASPGHSHGSKGTEYAPLEEGQRGPLNIYNTSVRAAFVHVLGDLLQSFGVLAASILIYFKPQYKAADPISTFLFSICALGSTAPTLRDVLRILMEGSPPGICYEPVRDLLLSVPGVKAIHELHLWALTLTYHAVSAHLAIGKCQGCLRSCVCRRIPSSSGYLLFLKPILGWRTRVRINNWNRKKCLFPCDAQTLTPPAPCS encoded by the exons ATGGAGCCTCATTCGGCAGCGGCGGGAGACTCAGAGACAACTCACTTGGTGACCCCCCGGGCTCCCCGCAACGCCGGCAGCCTCCGTCTCAAGAG TCTCTTCACAGAGCCTTCGAAGTCGCCCCCGGAAGAACAAGGTCCACCGGAGCAACCTCAGTTCCGCCACTGCCACATAGACCCCATCCCTCGGGCTGGCCTTAGCCCTGAGCAGCTACAGGCCCAGAAGCAACTGTGTGCTGCCTGTGCTGTCTGTTTCCTCTTCATGGCAGGGGAAATTGTGG GTGGATATTTAGCGCACAGCCTGGCCATCATGACTGATGCTGTCCACCTGCTGGCAGACGTGGGTAGCATGGCAGCCAGTCTCTTTTCCCTGTGGCTCTCCACCCGCCCAGCCACTCGAACCATGACCTTTGGCTGGCACCGCTCAG AAACCCTGGGGGCTTTAGCCTCTGTGCTGTCCCTCTGGATTGTCACTGCTGTCTTGCTCTATCTGGCCTTCGTGCGCCTCCTGAACAGTGACTACCACATTGAGGGAGATGCCATGTTAATCACCGCAGGCATTGCCGTCTGTGCCAATCTTTT AATGGCTTTTGTGCTGCACCAGGCTTCTCCCGGACATAGCCATGGGTCCAAGGGAACTGAGTATGCTCCGTTGGAGGAGGGGCAAAGGGGTCCTCTGAATATCTACAACACCAGCGTGCGAGCAGCTTTTGTGCACGTTCTGGGGGACTTACTTCAAAGCTTTGGGGTTCTGGCTGCATCTATCCTCATCTACTTCAAG CCCCAGTATAAAGCTGCTGATCCCATTAGCACCTTTCTGTTCTCCATCTGTGCCCTGGGTTCTACTGCTCCCACCCTCCGGGATGTTCTTCGGATCCTGATGGAAG GTTCTCCCCCTGGCATTTGCTACGAACCAGTTCGGGACCTGTTACTGTCAGTGCCAGGAGTCAAGGCAATTCATGAGCTGCACTTGTGGGCCCTGACCCTCACCTATCATGCTGTTTCTGCCCATCTGGCCATTGGTAAGTGTCAGGGCTGCCTTAGGTCATGTGTGTGCAGGAGGATACCGTCATCCTCAGGATATCTTCTTTTCTTAAAGCCCATTCTAGGATGGAGAACCAGAGTCAGGATAAATAActggaacagaaaaaaatgtctcTTTCCCTGTGATGCCCAAACCCTCACTCCTCCAGCCCCCTGCTCCTAA